The Nitrososphaerales archaeon genome includes a window with the following:
- a CDS encoding UPF0147 family protein has product MSAKLKKQQENDAKLAKASVSLQQIADSNITPRNIRKIVKDSIAMLQDQKQSISVRAANAISLLDEVGQDPNMPSFARVTLWSAVSELESIRER; this is encoded by the coding sequence ATGAGCGCCAAACTCAAGAAACAGCAAGAGAACGATGCGAAGCTCGCGAAGGCGAGCGTCAGCCTTCAGCAGATAGCAGACTCGAACATCACGCCGAGAAACATACGCAAAATCGTGAAGGACTCGATAGCCATGCTTCAGGACCAGAAGCAGAGCATCTCAGTCAGGGCGGCCAACGCCATCAGCCTTCTCGACGAGGTCGGGCAGGACCCGAACATGCCTTCTTTCGCAAGAGTTACGCTCTGGTCTGCCGTTTCGGAACTGGAATCAATCAGGGAGCGCTAA
- a CDS encoding iron-sulfur cluster assembly accessory protein, producing MTQEAEIKPIVQLTEKAASELKAYLEKQGKPGAALRVFVTAGGCSGLSYGMVVDDKISDDDYTIEVNGAKVAVDRSSAPFITGSVIDYKSEKLMGGGFVVSNPNAVSTCGCGESFKTA from the coding sequence TTGACTCAGGAAGCTGAGATAAAGCCGATAGTGCAGTTGACGGAGAAGGCTGCCTCGGAGCTGAAAGCTTACCTCGAGAAGCAGGGCAAGCCTGGTGCCGCGCTCAGAGTCTTCGTGACTGCAGGGGGTTGCTCGGGTCTCTCGTACGGCATGGTCGTGGACGACAAGATTTCTGATGATGATTACACGATAGAGGTGAACGGCGCGAAGGTCGCTGTGGACAGGTCGAGCGCACCTTTCATAACGGGCTCTGTCATAGACTACAAGTCTGAGAAGCTGATGGGCGGCGGGTTCGTCGTGAGCAACCCGAACGCGGTTTCCACCTGCGGCTGCGGCGAGTCTTTCAAGACAGCGTAG
- a CDS encoding redoxin domain-containing protein: MVLRIGQKVSEFSLPDTEGATRSLGEFTEKGAVVLAFFPFAFSGACDKEMCAFRDGFAGPLVGGAQVVGVSVDSAFTLKAFAQTYNLQFPLLSDFGKKVTKLYGVLQDKWVGMGYRGVAKRSVFVVDQKGALRYKWVTDNPGNEPPYDEVMKAVARLTK, translated from the coding sequence GTGGTTCTGAGGATAGGCCAGAAGGTCTCCGAGTTCAGCCTCCCCGACACGGAGGGGGCGACGCGCAGCCTCGGGGAGTTCACAGAGAAGGGCGCGGTCGTGCTCGCCTTCTTCCCGTTCGCGTTCTCCGGAGCCTGTGACAAGGAGATGTGTGCGTTCAGGGACGGCTTCGCAGGGCCCTTGGTGGGAGGGGCGCAGGTGGTCGGGGTGAGCGTCGACAGCGCCTTCACTCTCAAGGCTTTCGCCCAGACGTACAACCTGCAGTTCCCGTTGCTCAGTGATTTTGGAAAGAAGGTAACAAAGCTGTACGGCGTCCTCCAAGATAAGTGGGTCGGAATGGGTTACAGAGGGGTGGCGAAGAGGTCGGTCTTCGTCGTAGATCAGAAGGGCGCGCTGAGGTACAAGTGGGTGACCGACAACCCGGGTAACGAGCCTCCGTATGATGAAGTGATGAAAGCGGTGGCAAGACTAACCAAGTAG
- the thyX gene encoding FAD-dependent thymidylate synthase encodes MRVKLLYHTDLEALKLALRERGTTFEPEKLLDHVVYMFEIEECSRVTTHQLVRHRVASYDQESQRFSAATKEGAVVPPSIQSNEKALQAFDEGLKAVYAAYEKLVAAGVPKEDARYVLPNATKTKLVMTVSARSLMHIVWQRTALQAQWEIRELAGSLLKLAKEVTPELWNKIIER; translated from the coding sequence GTGCGGGTTAAGCTGCTGTATCACACCGACCTGGAGGCGCTCAAGCTGGCGCTTCGGGAGAGGGGAACCACCTTCGAGCCAGAGAAGTTGCTTGATCATGTAGTGTACATGTTCGAGATAGAAGAGTGCAGCCGGGTCACCACCCACCAGCTCGTGAGACACAGGGTCGCCTCCTATGATCAAGAGTCGCAGCGGTTTTCTGCCGCGACGAAGGAAGGGGCCGTCGTCCCGCCGAGCATCCAGTCCAACGAAAAGGCGTTACAGGCGTTCGACGAGGGGTTGAAAGCGGTCTATGCGGCCTATGAGAAGTTGGTGGCTGCGGGCGTGCCGAAGGAGGACGCGCGCTACGTCCTACCCAACGCGACGAAGACGAAGCTCGTGATGACGGTCAGCGCGAGAAGCTTGATGCACATCGTCTGGCAGCGGACGGCACTGCAGGCCCAGTGGGAGATTCGGGAGCTCGCCGGAAGCCTGCTGAAACTGGCGAAAGAAGTGACGCCAGAACTCTGGAACAAGATCATAGAGAGATAG
- a CDS encoding dienelactone hydrolase family protein: MPKAPSRSEQIPMYRIEPDGATACIVVLHEVWGLVPHIRDVCKRLGKLGFSAIAPDLYWERKTLLSPESIQKAMEGVWDLSLEERRDKAKVHKAMIRKGFGHDTLAVTSTLYSKRFRDLLVSDASSSVKLVHSKYGRVSVLGFCLGGGLALKVAARLGDLSSIVSFYGEPPSSNEVRRISTPVLAIHATNDEIINTKVPAFVETALAAGKDLTLKIYPRTRHGFFNDTNSSVYNERAAAEAWELATWFLRRTLR; encoded by the coding sequence TTGCCCAAAGCCCCCTCGCGGTCGGAACAAATTCCGATGTACCGCATCGAGCCGGACGGAGCCACCGCCTGTATCGTCGTTCTTCACGAGGTGTGGGGTCTCGTACCGCACATCAGGGACGTCTGTAAACGCCTAGGCAAACTCGGATTTTCAGCAATCGCACCAGATCTATACTGGGAGAGGAAGACCCTCCTCAGCCCCGAGAGCATACAGAAGGCGATGGAAGGTGTGTGGGACCTCTCGCTGGAGGAGAGGCGCGACAAGGCAAAGGTCCACAAAGCCATGATCAGGAAGGGTTTCGGTCACGACACGCTGGCAGTGACATCAACGCTCTACAGCAAGAGGTTCAGGGATCTCTTGGTCTCAGACGCTTCGTCCTCCGTGAAGCTGGTGCACTCGAAGTACGGGCGCGTCTCCGTCCTCGGATTCTGTCTTGGCGGTGGCCTCGCCCTCAAAGTGGCGGCAAGACTCGGCGACCTGAGCTCTATCGTCTCCTTCTACGGGGAGCCGCCTTCGAGCAACGAAGTGAGACGGATCTCCACCCCAGTGCTCGCAATCCACGCGACCAACGACGAGATCATAAACACGAAGGTACCCGCCTTCGTCGAGACAGCCCTGGCCGCCGGGAAAGACTTAACGCTCAAGATCTACCCGAGGACGAGACACGGATTCTTCAATGACACGAACTCGTCCGTCTACAACGAGCGCGCGGCGGCCGAAGCGTGGGAGCTCGCGACGTGGTTCCTCCGCAGGACCCTCCGATAG